A window of the Buchnera aphidicola (Tetraneura ulmi) genome harbors these coding sequences:
- the ilvB gene encoding biosynthetic-type acetolactate synthase large subunit, whose protein sequence is MKLLSGSEMVIHSLIDQGIEYIFGYPGGAVLDIYDALKTVDNKINHILVRHEQGATHMADGYARATGKTGVVLVTSGPGATNAITGIATAYMDSIPMVIISGQVASHLIGFDAFQECDMIGISRPIVKHSFLVKKTEEIPLIFKKSFFLASTGRKGPVVIDLPKNILDKKNKKQYYWPKKINIRSYDPNHIEGEENIPKIVEQLLLSKKPVIYSGGGVISSNANQELKILAELLFLPVTTSLMGLGSFPASHKQSIAMLGMHGTYEANMAMHYSDLIFAIGVRFDDRTTNNLDKYCPYAKIIHIDIDPTSISKTVKSDISIIGDAKYILNKLINFLKEKKIEKRKNFLKKWWKSIKKWKSINSLEYKKNKKKIQPQEIIQTLWKITEGKAYVTSDVGQHQMFTAQYYQFNNPRTWINSGGLGTMGFGLPAAIGVKIAFPKEMVICITGDGSIQMNIQELSTAKQYKTAILIINLNNKSLGMVKQWQDVMYSSRYSHSYMKSLPNFIKLAESYGHIGISITEPGEIKKKLKSAIEYLSKNNLVFIDVKIDNSEHVYPMQIKNGSMKDMLLRKNR, encoded by the coding sequence GTGAAACTATTATCTGGTTCAGAAATGGTAATACATTCTTTAATTGATCAAGGAATAGAATATATTTTTGGATATCCTGGAGGTGCTGTATTAGATATTTACGATGCATTGAAAACAGTTGATAACAAAATTAATCATATTTTGGTAAGACACGAACAAGGAGCAACACATATGGCAGACGGATATGCAAGAGCAACAGGTAAAACTGGTGTTGTATTAGTAACATCAGGACCAGGTGCAACAAACGCTATTACAGGAATTGCCACAGCTTATATGGACTCAATTCCAATGGTTATAATTTCTGGACAAGTTGCTTCTCATCTAATTGGATTTGATGCATTTCAGGAATGCGACATGATTGGGATATCTAGACCTATAGTTAAACATAGTTTTTTAGTAAAAAAAACAGAAGAAATTCCACTCATTTTTAAAAAATCTTTTTTCTTAGCATCAACTGGAAGAAAAGGTCCTGTAGTAATAGATTTACCAAAAAATATTTTGGATAAAAAGAACAAGAAACAATATTATTGGCCTAAAAAAATTAATATTAGATCTTATGATCCTAATCATATTGAAGGAGAAGAAAACATCCCAAAAATAGTAGAACAACTACTTCTTTCAAAAAAACCTGTTATATATTCAGGAGGAGGAGTAATTAGTTCAAATGCTAACCAAGAATTAAAAATTCTTGCAGAATTATTATTCTTACCAGTAACTACTTCATTAATGGGGTTAGGTTCATTTCCAGCAAGTCATAAACAAAGTATTGCAATGCTAGGTATGCATGGAACGTACGAAGCAAACATGGCTATGCATTATTCTGATTTAATTTTTGCTATTGGAGTTAGATTTGATGATAGAACAACTAATAATTTAGACAAATATTGTCCATATGCAAAAATTATACACATAGACATCGATCCAACTTCAATATCAAAAACAGTAAAATCAGATATTTCCATTATAGGAGATGCAAAATATATTTTAAATAAACTGATTAATTTTTTAAAAGAAAAAAAAATAGAAAAAAGAAAAAATTTTTTAAAAAAATGGTGGAAATCCATAAAAAAATGGAAATCTATAAATAGTTTAGAATATAAAAAAAACAAAAAAAAAATACAACCACAAGAAATCATTCAAACACTTTGGAAAATTACAGAAGGAAAAGCTTATGTAACATCCGATGTTGGACAACATCAAATGTTTACAGCACAGTACTATCAATTTAATAATCCTAGAACATGGATTAATTCTGGAGGATTAGGAACAATGGGTTTTGGATTACCTGCAGCAATTGGAGTAAAAATCGCTTTTCCAAAAGAAATGGTAATTTGCATTACAGGAGACGGTAGTATTCAAATGAATATTCAAGAATTATCTACTGCTAAACAATATAAAACTGCAATTTTAATTATTAATCTAAATAATAAATCTTTAGGAATGGTTAAACAATGGCAAGATGTTATGTATTCTTCAAGATATTCTCATTCGTATATGAAATCTTTACCTAACTTTATAAAATTAGCGGAATCGTACGGACATATAGGTATATCTATTACTGAACCAGGAGAAATAAAAAAGAAACTAAAATCTGCAATTGAATACTTATCCAAAAATAATCTTGTATTTATAGATGTAAAAATCGATAATTCAGAACACGTTTATCCAATGCAAATTAAAAATGGATCTATGAAAGACATGTTATTAAGAAAAAACAGGTAA
- a CDS encoding Do family serine endopeptidase, which produces MNKNLFFLCCFFFCFFFIQDVNSSIVFKNNKKSELIIPTLSHVLDKVMPSVVSISVEGFYHRDQENINNNHSSNNYSDFFKNSNLNFKKESLFSFQKKDFNSKENKNFKSNSSGVFYASGSGVIIDAKNAYVVTNSHVINHARKIEVELNDHRSYAAKLVGKDVSSDIAVLKLQNVKNLKSIKLSNSDLLKVGDYTLAIGNPYGLGNTVTLGIVSALGRSGLHLEYYENFIQTDAAINRGNSGGALVNLRGELIGINTAILAPGGGNIGIGFSIPSNMITNASKQIVKYGYVKRGKLGIIGTDLNSELAKIMKINLSKGVFVNQVLPHSVADKSGIKPGEILVTINGKIISNFSSFRAVIGSNPIENPISLGVFDGKKIKNIILKLQYIKSKKHIFPVRYKILKGVSFSYYHFKKIKFVKIKSIRKKTPACFSGFKVNDVILKINNDCIHSLLDLKKALNKNSSTLVFRVFRSGRIVYLTLK; this is translated from the coding sequence ATGAATAAAAATCTTTTTTTTTTATGTTGTTTCTTTTTTTGTTTTTTTTTTATACAAGATGTTAATTCTTCGATTGTTTTTAAAAATAATAAAAAATCAGAGTTAATAATACCAACTTTATCGCATGTTCTTGATAAAGTAATGCCTTCGGTAGTTAGTATATCTGTTGAAGGGTTTTATCATCGCGATCAAGAGAACATCAATAATAATCATAGTAGTAATAATTATTCAGATTTTTTTAAAAACAGTAATTTGAATTTTAAAAAAGAATCATTATTTAGTTTTCAAAAAAAAGATTTTAATTCTAAAGAGAATAAAAATTTTAAAAGTAATAGTTCTGGAGTATTTTATGCTTCTGGATCTGGAGTAATTATTGATGCAAAAAATGCTTATGTAGTAACGAATAGTCATGTTATTAATCATGCAAGAAAAATAGAAGTAGAATTAAACGATCATCGTTCTTATGCAGCTAAATTAGTTGGAAAAGATGTTAGTTCGGACATAGCTGTATTAAAGTTGCAAAACGTTAAAAATTTGAAATCTATAAAACTATCTAATTCGGATTTATTAAAAGTAGGTGATTATACATTAGCTATTGGAAATCCTTATGGATTAGGAAATACTGTTACTTTAGGAATTGTTTCAGCTTTAGGTAGAAGTGGGTTACACCTTGAATATTATGAAAATTTTATTCAAACGGATGCTGCAATTAATCGTGGAAATTCAGGAGGGGCTTTAGTCAATTTAAGAGGTGAATTAATCGGTATTAATACGGCAATATTAGCTCCTGGTGGAGGTAATATTGGAATAGGTTTTTCTATTCCTAGTAATATGATTACTAACGCATCTAAACAGATAGTAAAATATGGATATGTTAAAAGAGGTAAATTAGGAATTATAGGTACAGATTTGAATTCTGAATTAGCAAAGATAATGAAAATTAATTTAAGTAAAGGAGTATTTGTTAATCAAGTATTGCCTCATTCTGTGGCTGATAAATCTGGAATTAAACCTGGAGAGATATTAGTTACAATTAATGGAAAAATAATTTCAAATTTTTCTTCTTTTCGTGCTGTTATTGGTTCTAATCCAATAGAAAATCCTATAAGTTTAGGAGTTTTTGACGGAAAAAAAATCAAAAATATTATACTTAAATTACAATATATTAAATCTAAAAAACATATTTTTCCTGTTCGTTATAAAATTTTAAAAGGTGTTAGTTTTAGTTACTATCACTTTAAAAAAATAAAATTTGTTAAAATAAAATCTATTCGCAAAAAGACTCCAGCATGTTTTAGTGGTTTTAAAGTAAATGATGTGATTTTAAAAATTAATAACGATTGTATTCATAGCTTATTAGATTTGAAGAAAGCATTGAATAAAAACTCTTCAACATTAGTTTTTCGTGTTTTTCGTTCTGGTAGAATAGTTTATTTAACATTAAAATAA
- the dapD gene encoding 2,3,4,5-tetrahydropyridine-2,6-dicarboxylate N-succinyltransferase: MMNYKKIIEKAFDEKEILKKKNNNEKLLKIINEILSFLNEGKLRICEKINQKWITHQWIKKTILLSLYFNENKIIENSKNPYFDKIPLKYSQYTYERFKKEKIRLAPTATVRFGACIQKNTILMPSFINIGAYIDKNTMIDTWSTIGSCAQIGKNVHISGGVGIGGVLEPIQDNPTIIEDNCFIGARSEIVEGVIVEEGSVVSMGVFIGKSTKIYNRETGEISYGKIPKKSVVVSGSLPSKDKTHNLYCAVIVKNVNDKTLSKVQINKLLRENEIKK; this comes from the coding sequence ATTATGAATTATAAAAAAATAATCGAAAAAGCATTTGACGAAAAAGAAATATTAAAAAAAAAAAATAATAACGAAAAGTTATTAAAAATAATAAACGAAATATTATCTTTTTTAAACGAAGGAAAATTAAGAATATGTGAAAAAATAAATCAAAAGTGGATCACTCACCAATGGATAAAAAAAACTATATTACTTTCATTATATTTTAATGAAAATAAAATAATTGAAAATTCTAAAAATCCTTATTTTGATAAAATACCTTTAAAATATTCTCAATATACTTATGAAAGATTTAAAAAAGAAAAAATTAGATTAGCTCCAACTGCAACAGTTCGTTTTGGAGCATGTATACAAAAGAATACTATTCTTATGCCTTCATTTATTAATATTGGAGCTTATATAGATAAAAATACTATGATAGATACCTGGTCAACAATTGGTTCTTGTGCGCAAATAGGAAAAAATGTACATATATCTGGAGGAGTAGGCATTGGAGGAGTTTTAGAACCTATTCAAGACAATCCAACAATAATTGAAGATAACTGTTTTATCGGAGCTAGATCTGAAATTGTAGAAGGAGTTATTGTAGAAGAAGGATCTGTAGTTTCTATGGGAGTATTTATTGGAAAAAGCACTAAAATTTACAACCGAGAAACTGGAGAAATATCTTATGGAAAAATCCCAAAAAAATCAGTAGTTGTTTCAGGTAGTTTACCTTCAAAAGATAAAACCCACAATTTATACTGTGCTGTAATAGTAAAGAATGTAAATGATAAAACTCTAAGTAAAGTACAAATAAATAAATTGTTAAGAGAAAATGAAATAAAAAAATAA
- the map gene encoding type I methionyl aminopeptidase, whose amino-acid sequence MKIHIKNQEEIKKIKISSKLASEVLEMISEYMTVNTNLEKINKICHKHIIEKQNAIPACLGYRGYPKSICISINDVVCHGIPNKKQYLKEGDIANVDITILKNGYYGDTSKMFFIGKIKETAKKLCEITKKSLYLTFKKIKPGIPINIIGKTIEQETKKSGFSIVKEYCGHGIGKNFHEEPQILHYYNRYQNTLLQENMVFTIEPMINEGKSYVKLMKDNWTVKTQDKSLSAQYEHTILVTKTGCKILTKRKKEKIPYEFNNI is encoded by the coding sequence ATGAAAATACACATCAAAAACCAAGAAGAAATTAAAAAAATAAAAATTTCTAGTAAATTAGCTAGTGAAGTGTTAGAAATGATTTCAGAATACATGACCGTAAATACTAATTTAGAAAAAATAAATAAAATTTGTCATAAACACATTATTGAAAAACAAAATGCAATACCTGCTTGTCTAGGTTACCGAGGTTACCCAAAATCAATATGCATATCTATTAATGATGTAGTTTGCCATGGAATACCTAACAAAAAACAATACTTAAAAGAAGGGGATATTGCGAATGTTGATATTACTATATTAAAAAATGGATATTATGGAGATACATCAAAAATGTTTTTTATCGGAAAAATTAAAGAAACTGCAAAAAAATTATGCGAAATTACAAAAAAAAGTTTATATCTAACTTTTAAAAAAATAAAACCAGGGATACCAATTAATATAATAGGAAAAACTATAGAACAAGAAACTAAAAAAAGTGGATTTTCAATTGTAAAAGAATATTGCGGTCATGGAATAGGAAAAAATTTTCACGAAGAACCACAAATATTACATTATTACAATAGATATCAAAATACACTATTGCAAGAAAATATGGTCTTTACAATTGAACCAATGATAAACGAAGGAAAATCTTATGTAAAATTAATGAAAGATAATTGGACGGTAAAAACACAAGACAAAAGTTTATCCGCACAATATGAACATACAATTCTAGTAACGAAAACTGGTTGTAAAATTCTTACAAAAAGAAAAAAAGAAAAAATACCTTATGAATTTAATAATATTTAA
- the rpsB gene encoding 30S ribosomal protein S2 — protein sequence MLILSMKDMIKAGVHFGHQTRYWNPKMKPFIYGTRNKVHIINLEKTLPMFHTAMFELKKIFLKSGKVLFVGTKKAASKIIKNSAMKMNQYYVNQRWLGGMLTNWKTVRQSISRLKSLELQSTDGTFEKLTKKEVLLRRRELQKLENSLGGIKNIGGLPDALFIIDAEHESIAVKEANNLGIPVFSIVDTNSNPDGIDFVIPGNDDSIRSIDLYLSTIFNFIEKNVNLNKSSNKI from the coding sequence ATTTTGATATTATCTATGAAAGATATGATTAAAGCAGGAGTTCATTTTGGGCACCAAACTAGATATTGGAATCCTAAAATGAAACCTTTTATTTATGGAACAAGAAATAAAGTACATATTATTAATCTTGAAAAAACATTACCAATGTTTCATACAGCAATGTTTGAGTTGAAGAAAATATTTTTAAAAAGCGGAAAAGTTCTATTTGTTGGAACTAAAAAAGCTGCTAGTAAAATTATTAAAAATTCGGCAATGAAAATGAATCAATATTATGTTAACCAACGTTGGTTAGGTGGTATGTTAACAAACTGGAAAACAGTACGTCAGTCAATTAGTCGTTTAAAGAGTTTAGAACTTCAGTCAACAGATGGAACTTTTGAAAAATTAACTAAAAAAGAAGTGCTATTAAGAAGAAGAGAACTTCAAAAGTTAGAAAATAGTTTAGGAGGAATTAAGAATATTGGTGGATTACCAGACGCTTTATTCATAATAGATGCAGAACATGAAAGTATTGCTGTTAAAGAGGCAAATAATTTAGGAATTCCTGTTTTTTCTATAGTTGATACTAATTCTAATCCAGATGGAATAGATTTTGTAATCCCTGGAAACGATGATTCTATTCGTTCTATTGATTTATATTTATCAACAATATTTAATTTTATTGAGAAAAATGTAAATTTAAATAAATCCAGTAATAAAATTTAA
- the tsf gene encoding translation elongation factor Ts — MVVKNLLKLIKDLRNRTGASLVECKKSLLLFNGDIELAIDHLRKLGIDRSLNKSSNLALEGSIFLYRKKNIAGILELNCETDFVSKNRLFVDFGNLIVKTAVLEHIKDINQIIKKFEKFRLELISKFSENILFRKFFLLEGFDVRDYLHLNRIGVLVDFNKCNKKRLGKEIAMHITASKPKFLSKDSVPFSIFDRERKIQFDLASSLGKSIEITNKIVSGRMNKFFKEIVLLEQNFIFDDQVTVSDYLNKNNSLINSFVRFEVGDTY; from the coding sequence ATGGTTGTTAAAAATTTATTGAAATTAATTAAAGATTTAAGGAATAGAACAGGAGCAAGTTTGGTTGAATGTAAAAAATCATTATTATTGTTCAATGGAGACATAGAATTAGCTATAGATCATTTAAGAAAATTAGGAATAGATCGTTCTTTAAACAAAAGTTCTAATTTGGCTTTAGAAGGATCTATTTTTTTATATAGAAAAAAAAATATTGCTGGTATTTTGGAATTAAATTGTGAAACGGATTTTGTATCTAAAAATAGACTTTTTGTTGACTTTGGAAATTTAATTGTAAAAACAGCAGTATTAGAACACATAAAAGATATTAATCAAATAATTAAAAAATTTGAAAAATTTAGATTAGAATTAATTTCTAAATTTTCTGAAAACATTTTATTTCGTAAATTTTTTTTGTTAGAAGGTTTTGATGTTAGAGATTATTTACATTTGAATCGTATAGGAGTATTAGTTGATTTTAACAAATGTAATAAAAAACGTTTAGGTAAAGAAATTGCAATGCATATTACTGCTAGCAAGCCAAAATTTTTATCTAAGGATAGTGTACCATTCAGTATTTTTGATAGAGAACGAAAAATTCAATTTGATTTAGCAAGTTCTTTAGGGAAAAGTATAGAAATTACTAATAAGATTGTTTCTGGAAGAATGAATAAATTTTTTAAAGAAATTGTTTTATTAGAGCAAAATTTTATTTTTGACGATCAGGTTACTGTAAGTGATTATTTAAATAAAAATAATAGTTTAATAAATTCTTTTGTTAGATTTGAAGTTGGAGATACTTATTAA
- the pyrH gene encoding UMP kinase — MCIKRKKPLYNRILLKISGQSFQKKNTSMFGIDILSIKRIASEIKVLLECGIEIGVLLGGGNLFRGYDLKQRGLSNVISDQIGVLSTVINSLAFKDIIQKLSVKTCLMSSFPIGNITEIYNYEKAMDLLSNKYVVIFSAGIGNPFFSTDLAACLRGIEIQADVVLKGTKVNGIYNCDPEKHLPSKMYKLLSYDFLLKKELKIMDISAICLARDYKIPIRVFNINKMDSLMRVVFGEKEGTTVM, encoded by the coding sequence ATGTGTATTAAAAGGAAAAAACCTTTATATAATCGAATTTTGCTTAAAATTAGTGGTCAATCATTTCAAAAAAAAAATACAAGTATGTTTGGAATTGATATTCTTTCTATCAAAAGAATAGCTAGCGAAATTAAAGTTTTGTTAGAATGTGGAATAGAAATAGGAGTTTTGCTTGGAGGTGGAAATTTATTTAGAGGTTACGATTTAAAACAACGAGGATTAAGTAATGTAATATCCGATCAAATAGGAGTATTATCTACAGTAATAAATAGTTTAGCTTTTAAAGATATTATTCAAAAACTATCTGTTAAGACTTGTTTAATGAGTTCTTTTCCAATTGGAAATATTACGGAAATTTATAATTATGAAAAAGCGATGGATTTGTTATCTAATAAATATGTAGTAATTTTTTCAGCTGGAATTGGAAACCCATTTTTTTCTACGGATTTAGCAGCTTGTTTGCGTGGCATTGAAATTCAAGCTGATGTAGTATTAAAAGGTACTAAAGTAAATGGAATTTATAATTGTGATCCTGAAAAGCATTTGCCTTCTAAAATGTATAAATTGTTAAGTTATGATTTTTTATTGAAAAAAGAGTTAAAAATTATGGATATATCTGCTATTTGTTTAGCAAGGGATTATAAGATTCCTATTAGAGTTTTTAATATAAATAAAATGGATTCTTTAATGAGAGTAGTTTTTGGAGAAAAGGAAGGAACTACCGTTATGTAA
- the frr gene encoding ribosome recycling factor gives MLVNFQQNAKVRMDQTVKFLEISISKIRTGRASPKILENIFIKYFGIKTPLKKIANIVLEDFSTLKINVFDSNILNEVQKSIINSNLGLNPIKFANFIRVKFPSLTEERRKNLVKLVRSEIESSKVSIRSIRRDCKDKLKIFLKKNMINKDTERIYNNEIQKITDIYIKKIDSIASLKEIELSKF, from the coding sequence ATGTTAGTTAATTTTCAACAAAATGCTAAAGTTAGAATGGATCAAACAGTTAAATTTTTGGAAATTAGTATTTCTAAAATAAGAACAGGAAGAGCATCTCCAAAAATATTAGAAAATATTTTTATTAAATATTTTGGTATTAAAACCCCTTTAAAAAAAATAGCAAATATTGTTTTAGAAGATTTTTCAACATTAAAAATAAACGTTTTTGATAGTAATATATTAAATGAAGTTCAAAAATCTATCATTAATTCTAATTTAGGATTGAATCCAATTAAATTTGCTAATTTTATTCGTGTGAAATTTCCTTCTTTAACTGAAGAACGTAGAAAAAATTTAGTTAAATTAGTTCGTTCTGAGATTGAATCGAGTAAAGTTTCTATTCGTTCTATTCGTCGTGATTGCAAAGACAAATTAAAAATTTTTTTAAAAAAAAATATGATCAATAAGGATACAGAACGTATTTACAATAATGAAATCCAAAAGATTACTGATATATATATAAAAAAAATCGATTCAATTGCATCTTTAAAAGAAATAGAGTTATCAAAATTTTAA
- the bamA gene encoding outer membrane protein assembly factor BamA, whose product MIIRKIFFFIFMILFSRAVQADKELLDKKVQYKGLNRIPISIISKFSKLNSGSLVSNNKVENFVKKLSSTNNFVKIILEKHKNSVFLNFIERPIVSKIEIISNKLNNNKNLKKILKNLKIERGKLFNKINIDILKKKIKNGFFKIGRFDNLIHVSSFLTRSNKIHLKIYVNQGNFYQLKTVKVIGCKKVSINKIKSFFLKDRKPSFLNLFRDHYFHPKKLQQDLKKIKDYYLSLGFSDFSVRFIKVHICKKFKTIHVLVSFNEGKQYFLEKVLIEGNILNNIFEEDKKKYISLNSFFNFSRLEKLRKIILKKYHNLGYEHSNVCIYPIFDKKNKKVRVRIKINPKKRYFVHRIYFKGNKYTKDSILRNQIDILEGDIFRKKFFYNSIKKIKDTQFFDDVNVKYKLLSGNKSNQVDLIYFVKEKNTGTLNFNSGYGMETGISLNFSMSDKNWLGTGKEYKINTFSNDNKIYEDLSFVYPYFNSYNTIFSNLIFHDRIKGDYSELFRYTDENYGMHSDLNFNVNNNKFNFCFSYIHNVLTDIKNHISVMKYLSSLKSFTTNGYKHIYQKIDDFIIEYKWENFNSVPTRLALKSNFLTSKHKMILSGKFTLPGSDNSFYKILLDDYESVSVNRRENFKLSLRSHIGFGNTFFGKREMPFYENFYAGGSHSVRGFILNSVGPKSIYYNKENISCMGTHRNDICKYDKYIGGNGMIITNMDLFLPNKLFFKTIKDKFRSSIFLDSGVVWDSNWQHNLELDSSEFFDFSNPNIIYASSGISYSWFSSLGKISISYAFPIGKYDSYKIERLQINIGNIE is encoded by the coding sequence ATGATTATAAGAAAAATTTTTTTTTTTATCTTTATGATTTTATTTAGCAGAGCAGTACAAGCAGATAAAGAATTATTGGATAAAAAAGTTCAATATAAAGGATTGAATCGTATACCAATTAGTATAATTTCAAAATTTAGTAAATTAAATTCTGGTTCTTTAGTTTCTAACAATAAAGTTGAAAATTTTGTAAAAAAATTATCATCTACTAATAATTTTGTTAAAATTATTTTAGAAAAACATAAAAATTCTGTATTTTTAAATTTTATAGAACGACCTATAGTATCAAAAATAGAAATAATAAGTAATAAATTGAATAATAATAAGAATCTTAAAAAAATATTAAAAAATTTAAAAATAGAAAGAGGAAAACTTTTTAATAAAATTAATATTGATATTTTAAAAAAAAAAATAAAAAATGGATTTTTTAAAATTGGTAGATTTGATAATCTTATCCATGTTTCTTCGTTTTTAACTAGATCAAATAAAATTCACTTAAAGATTTATGTAAATCAAGGAAATTTTTATCAACTAAAGACTGTTAAAGTTATAGGTTGTAAAAAAGTATCAATAAATAAAATAAAATCATTTTTTTTAAAGGATAGAAAACCATCATTTTTAAATCTTTTTAGAGATCATTATTTTCACCCTAAAAAATTACAACAAGATTTAAAAAAAATAAAGGATTATTATTTATCTTTAGGTTTTTCTGATTTTTCTGTAAGATTTATTAAAGTACATATTTGTAAAAAATTCAAGACTATACATGTCTTAGTTAGTTTTAATGAAGGAAAACAATATTTTTTAGAAAAAGTATTGATCGAAGGAAATATTTTAAATAATATCTTTGAAGAAGATAAAAAAAAATATATTTCTTTAAATTCTTTTTTTAATTTTAGTCGTTTAGAAAAGCTTAGAAAAATTATTCTCAAAAAATATCATAATCTTGGTTATGAACATTCTAATGTTTGTATTTATCCAATTTTTGATAAGAAAAATAAAAAAGTTCGAGTACGTATAAAAATAAATCCAAAAAAACGTTATTTTGTACATAGAATATATTTTAAAGGAAATAAATATACAAAAGATTCAATCTTAAGAAATCAAATTGATATTTTAGAAGGTGATATATTTAGAAAAAAATTTTTTTATAATTCAATTAAAAAAATAAAAGATACTCAGTTTTTTGATGATGTTAATGTAAAATATAAACTATTATCAGGAAATAAATCTAATCAAGTAGACTTAATTTATTTTGTTAAAGAAAAGAATACTGGAACGTTAAATTTTAATTCTGGTTATGGTATGGAAACTGGTATTAGTTTAAATTTTTCAATGTCTGATAAAAATTGGTTAGGGACTGGGAAAGAATATAAAATTAATACCTTTAGTAATGATAACAAAATATATGAAGATTTATCTTTTGTATACCCTTATTTTAATTCTTATAATACTATTTTTTCTAATCTAATTTTTCATGATCGAATAAAAGGAGATTATTCTGAACTATTTCGTTATACCGACGAAAATTATGGAATGCATTCTGATTTGAATTTTAACGTAAATAATAATAAATTCAATTTTTGTTTTAGTTATATACACAATGTATTGACAGATATAAAAAATCATATTTCTGTAATGAAATATTTATCATCTTTAAAAAGTTTTACCACGAATGGTTATAAACATATTTATCAGAAAATAGACGATTTTATTATTGAATATAAGTGGGAAAATTTTAATTCTGTTCCAACTCGACTTGCTTTAAAATCTAATTTTTTAACATCTAAACATAAAATGATTTTATCTGGAAAATTTACCCTACCAGGTTCAGATAATAGTTTTTATAAAATATTATTAGACGATTATGAATCTGTTTCAGTCAATAGAAGAGAAAATTTTAAATTGTCGTTACGTTCACATATCGGGTTTGGAAACACTTTTTTTGGAAAAAGAGAAATGCCATTTTACGAAAATTTTTATGCAGGTGGTTCTCATTCAGTTCGTGGTTTTATATTAAACAGTGTTGGTCCAAAATCTATTTATTATAATAAAGAAAATATTTCTTGTATGGGTACACATAGAAATGATATTTGTAAATATGATAAATATATAGGAGGAAATGGAATGATAATTACAAATATGGATTTGTTTTTACCAAATAAATTGTTTTTCAAAACAATAAAAGATAAATTTAGATCTTCTATTTTTTTAGATTCTGGGGTGGTTTGGGATTCTAATTGGCAACATAATCTAGAATTAGATTCTTCAGAATTTTTTGATTTTAGCAATCCTAATATAATTTATGCTTCTAGTGGAATATCATATAGCTGGTTTTCATCTTTAGGAAAAATATCTATTTCATATGCATTTCCTATTGGAAAATATGATTCATACAAAATAGAGAGATTGCAAATCAATATTGGTAATATTGAATAA
- the fabZ gene encoding 3-hydroxyacyl-ACP dehydratase FabZ: MKNKKIYSRNENILDLLVHRHPFLFVDKILKFKKNQLLIAKKTIFSNEPFFKGHFPQRKIFPGVLILESIAQVANIFICKNKENPFVKSIYYLLSVKNARFKKFVLPGDEIIITVFFKKEIKNFFWFDGVVKVKNITVCTSTIICGKDRFS; the protein is encoded by the coding sequence ATGAAAAATAAGAAGATTTATTCTAGAAATGAAAATATTTTAGATTTATTAGTTCACAGACATCCATTTTTATTTGTTGATAAAATTTTAAAATTTAAAAAAAATCAACTTTTAATTGCAAAAAAAACCATTTTTTCCAACGAACCTTTCTTTAAAGGTCATTTCCCTCAAAGAAAGATTTTTCCTGGTGTTTTGATATTAGAATCAATTGCTCAAGTAGCGAATATATTTATATGTAAAAACAAAGAAAACCCTTTTGTTAAAAGTATATATTATTTATTATCGGTAAAAAACGCTAGATTTAAAAAATTTGTATTACCTGGAGACGAGATTATCATTACTGTTTTTTTTAAAAAAGAAATTAAAAATTTTTTTTGGTTTGATGGTGTTGTAAAAGTTAAAAATATTACGGTTTGTACTTCTACTATTATATGTGGAAAAGATAGATTTTCTTGA